One part of the Arachidicoccus terrestris genome encodes these proteins:
- a CDS encoding DUF6580 family putative transport protein — protein sequence MEKRTKVIVCFALLVALAVISRLIPMPAGIYGITPMYAMAIFGGVVFKKDRKFAFLLPLLSFFICDVLIQLLYSIGAWSTPGFYEGQLLNYVLFALLTFVGLGIKKPGVLSIGIASLIAPTVFYILSNLGVWAFAGFYPLTGAGLKACYVAGWPFYFPYSLLSTVVAAAVLFGVYHLYKNKAGIATSTTHSHI from the coding sequence ATGGAAAAGAGAACAAAAGTTATTGTCTGTTTTGCGTTACTGGTAGCCTTAGCGGTTATCAGCAGGCTAATCCCTATGCCTGCGGGCATATATGGTATAACGCCGATGTATGCAATGGCTATTTTTGGCGGGGTTGTATTTAAAAAAGACAGGAAATTCGCCTTCTTACTACCCTTGCTTAGTTTCTTTATTTGTGACGTATTGATTCAGCTACTGTACAGCATCGGAGCCTGGTCTACTCCCGGATTCTACGAAGGACAGTTGCTTAATTATGTTTTGTTCGCACTGTTGACATTTGTGGGCCTGGGCATTAAGAAGCCTGGCGTATTGTCTATTGGTATTGCTTCACTTATTGCTCCGACAGTGTTTTATATATTATCTAACCTTGGGGTCTGGGCATTTGCCGGTTTCTATCCTTTGACTGGCGCAGGGCTTAAGGCTTGTTATGTTGCCGGCTGGCCATTTTATTTTCCTTATAGCCTGTTGTCTACGGTTGTAGCTGCTGCAGTGTTATTTGGTGTGTATCACTTGTATAAAAACAAGGCCGGTATTGCAACCAGTACCACGCACTCTCATATCTAA
- the rpsM gene encoding 30S ribosomal protein S13: MARIAGIDLPKNKRGEIGLTYIFGIGRSTAQYILNTAGIDPNKKVNEWNDDEQTAIRNIINNEIKVEGALRSEVQMNIKRLLDIACYRGLRHRKGLPLRGQRTRTNSRTRKGKRKTVAGKKKAPKK, encoded by the coding sequence ATGGCTCGTATTGCCGGTATAGATTTACCAAAAAATAAAAGAGGCGAAATAGGATTGACCTATATTTTTGGTATTGGTCGTTCAACAGCTCAATATATTCTGAACACTGCAGGTATTGACCCTAATAAAAAAGTCAATGAGTGGAATGATGATGAGCAGACTGCCATTCGTAACATCATCAACAATGAAATCAAAGTAGAAGGTGCTTTACGTAGTGAGGTCCAGATGAACATCAAACGTCTCCTGGATATTGCTTGTTATCGCGGTCTGCGTCATCGTAAAGGTTTGCCTTTACGTGGACAGCGCACCCGCACCAACAGTCGTACCCGTAAAGGTAAGCGTAAGACCGTTGCCGGTAAGAAAAAGGCGCCTAAGAAATAA
- the rplQ gene encoding 50S ribosomal protein L17: protein MRHGDKQNNLGRKKAHRDALLSNLAAQLITHKRIVTTLAKAKELRKYVEPLITKTKKNATEAQISHNHRLVFSFLQNKSAVKELFTVVAPKIGDRPGGYTRIIKLGIRPGDNGEKAMIELVDFNEVYGKSAAAGENQEPAKRTRRSRSTSKKATEEKAEQTTESAIQDAEVVEEKAATEAPKADDGADAPAEETK, encoded by the coding sequence ATGCGTCACGGAGATAAACAAAACAATTTAGGTCGCAAGAAAGCGCACAGAGATGCCCTTCTTTCTAATCTGGCTGCACAGCTGATTACACACAAAAGAATCGTAACCACGCTGGCTAAAGCAAAGGAGTTGCGTAAATACGTTGAGCCTTTGATCACGAAGACTAAGAAGAACGCTACTGAAGCGCAGATCAGTCATAATCATCGCCTGGTATTTTCTTTTTTACAGAATAAATCAGCGGTGAAAGAACTCTTCACAGTTGTAGCTCCTAAAATCGGCGACCGTCCCGGTGGTTATACCCGTATCATTAAACTGGGCATCCGTCCTGGTGATAATGGAGAGAAAGCAATGATCGAACTGGTTGACTTCAATGAAGTTTACGGTAAATCAGCTGCTGCCGGTGAAAATCAGGAACCAGCCAAGAGAACGCGTCGTAGCCGCAGTACTTCTAAGAAGGCTACTGAAGAAAAAGCAGAGCAGACGACTGAATCCGCTATTCAGGATGCAGAGGTTGTAGAAGAAAAAGCTGCAACAGAAGCGCCTAAAGCAGACGACGGCGCAGACGCGCCGGCTGAAGAAACAAAATAA
- the rpsK gene encoding 30S ribosomal protein S11, with protein MAKGKQQSAKAAAKKRIVKVDAHGDAHISATFNNIIIALTNKQGQVISWSSAGKMGFRGSKKNTPYAAQTAAADAAKVAVDAGLRKVDVYVKGPGSGREGAIRSLSQNGIEINIIKDITPLPHNGCRPPKKRRV; from the coding sequence ATGGCAAAAGGAAAACAACAGAGTGCAAAAGCCGCTGCGAAGAAAAGAATCGTGAAAGTGGATGCACATGGGGATGCGCACATCAGTGCAACATTCAACAACATTATTATTGCACTCACCAATAAGCAAGGTCAGGTGATCTCCTGGTCTTCCGCTGGTAAAATGGGCTTTCGTGGTTCCAAGAAAAACACGCCCTACGCTGCTCAGACTGCAGCTGCAGATGCTGCAAAAGTTGCAGTTGATGCCGGTTTAAGGAAAGTGGATGTATATGTAAAAGGTCCGGGATCAGGAAGAGAAGGTGCGATTCGCTCTTTGTCTCAGAATGGTATTGAGATCAACATCATCAAAGATATCACTCCATTACCGCACAACGGTTGCCGTCCTCCTAAAAAGAGAAGAGTATAA
- a CDS encoding DNA-directed RNA polymerase subunit alpha → MAILNFQKPDKIVLQKATDFDGKFEFRPLEPGFGLTVGNALRRVLLSSLEGYAIVGIKIDGVDHEFATIPGVTEDVTELILNLKQVRFKKTVDQDLGPEKIVLSIKGKPEFTAGNIGEATPNFEVMNPELVLCVLDPSAKLDIELTIAKGRGYVPSEENKVKDAPFGYIAIDSIHTPIKNVKVAIENYRVEQRTDYEKMLLEVATDGTIHPEDAVKQASRILIQHLMIITDENITFDSKEDKKEDVVDETVLQLRKVLKTPLEDLDLSVRAFNCLKAAKINSLSELVQYEQEDLMKFRNFGQKSLTEIEQVLHERGLQFGMDLIRMGVEVND, encoded by the coding sequence ATGGCAATATTAAACTTTCAGAAGCCAGATAAAATCGTTTTGCAGAAAGCAACTGATTTCGATGGTAAATTTGAATTTCGTCCGCTGGAACCCGGTTTTGGTTTAACCGTCGGTAATGCGCTTCGCAGAGTTCTTTTGAGCTCCCTGGAGGGTTATGCGATCGTGGGAATCAAAATTGATGGTGTAGACCACGAGTTTGCTACTATTCCCGGTGTTACAGAAGACGTGACAGAATTGATTCTGAATCTGAAGCAAGTCCGCTTTAAAAAGACTGTTGATCAGGACCTGGGTCCTGAAAAGATCGTTTTATCTATTAAAGGCAAACCAGAGTTTACCGCCGGTAATATCGGAGAAGCTACACCTAATTTTGAAGTGATGAATCCTGAACTCGTATTATGCGTTCTGGATCCTTCTGCAAAACTGGACATCGAACTGACGATCGCTAAAGGTCGCGGTTATGTTCCTTCTGAAGAGAACAAGGTGAAAGATGCTCCTTTTGGTTACATTGCTATTGATTCTATTCATACTCCGATCAAGAATGTAAAGGTCGCTATTGAGAACTATCGTGTTGAACAGCGCACTGACTATGAAAAAATGTTACTGGAAGTCGCTACTGACGGTACCATTCACCCGGAAGATGCCGTTAAACAGGCATCCCGCATTCTGATCCAGCACTTAATGATTATCACCGACGAGAATATCACCTTTGACAGCAAAGAGGATAAGAAAGAAGACGTGGTAGACGAAACAGTGCTGCAGCTGCGTAAAGTATTAAAGACGCCACTGGAAGATCTGGATCTTTCAGTACGTGCCTTTAACTGCCTGAAAGCGGCTAAGATCAATTCTCTGAGTGAGCTGGTTCAGTATGAGCAGGAAGATCTCATGAAATTCCGCAACTTTGGCCAGAAGTCACTTACTGAAATTGAACAGGTGTTACATGAAAGAGGTCTGCAGTTCGGTATGGATCTCATTCGTATGGGTGTAGAAGTAAACGATTAA
- the metG gene encoding methionine--tRNA ligase, giving the protein MNPTKRYLITAALPYANGLKHIGHLAGAYLPADIYVRYLRAQKREVLFVCGSDEHGTAIPIQAKKEGTTPQAIIDKYHPIIKQNFEDLLISFDIYHRTSAPIHHETASAFFKQLNDQGDLEIKESEQYYDEQAATFLADRFIQGTCPNCGYNQAFGDQCEKCGTSLSPEQLIDPISTLSGQKPVKKSTRHWYLPLDKHEAWLREWILTDHKDDWKGNVLGQCKSWLDGGLQPRAVTRDLDWGVKVPVPGAEGKVLYVWFDAPIGYISATKEYCKEHGMNADVLWNDKDTKLVHFIGKDNIVFHCIIFPVMLKLHNNILPDNVPANEFVNLEGDKMSTSRNWKLEMQDYIDDFINKDNGGAAMADVLRYYLTTIMPESKDSEFTWKGFQEANNSELVAIFGNFVNRSFVLMHKLCNGKVPPLHATRLDDRDQQIIKDIEDARINIEQAIENYKFREALFEVIDLARKGNRYMQEKEPWILAKSLEAHPLNQQLIDNCLHLCLQLTANLAIFINPFLPQTAQRLCHMMKVVDKMLEWKNGGRIKLLSVGYSLRAPELLFRKIEDSEIEAQLEKLKNGAAAAAEAKAATAAIRSGAVSEAASTEQADNGKKEIQFDDFAKIDLRVGTITSAERIPKADKLLKLEVDMGTEIRTICSGIAEHFAPEEIVGKQVTVVANLAPRKMRGIVSNGMILMSENADGKLVFVNPDADIPNGKAVN; this is encoded by the coding sequence ATGAATCCAACGAAACGTTATCTCATCACGGCGGCATTACCATATGCCAACGGATTAAAACATATCGGTCACCTTGCCGGTGCTTATTTGCCGGCAGACATTTATGTCCGTTATCTCAGGGCGCAGAAAAGAGAGGTTCTTTTTGTCTGCGGCAGTGACGAACATGGTACCGCCATCCCCATACAGGCAAAAAAAGAAGGTACTACTCCTCAGGCCATTATAGATAAATATCATCCGATTATCAAACAAAATTTTGAAGATCTGCTGATAAGCTTTGATATTTATCACCGCACTTCTGCCCCTATCCATCATGAAACGGCCAGCGCATTCTTTAAACAGCTCAACGACCAGGGCGATCTGGAGATCAAAGAAAGCGAACAATATTATGATGAGCAGGCGGCCACTTTCCTGGCTGACCGGTTTATTCAGGGAACCTGCCCTAACTGTGGTTACAATCAGGCATTTGGAGATCAGTGTGAGAAATGCGGAACCAGCCTCAGCCCTGAACAGCTGATCGACCCGATCAGTACCCTGAGTGGACAAAAGCCGGTTAAAAAAAGCACCAGACACTGGTATTTGCCTTTGGACAAACATGAAGCCTGGTTAAGAGAATGGATACTGACAGATCATAAGGATGATTGGAAAGGCAATGTACTGGGCCAGTGTAAAAGCTGGCTGGACGGCGGTCTTCAGCCCCGTGCCGTCACCCGTGATCTGGACTGGGGCGTTAAGGTGCCCGTGCCCGGCGCGGAAGGTAAAGTATTATATGTCTGGTTTGATGCCCCTATCGGCTACATCAGCGCCACGAAAGAATATTGCAAAGAACATGGCATGAATGCCGACGTCCTATGGAATGATAAGGATACCAAACTTGTACACTTTATCGGAAAAGATAATATAGTGTTTCACTGTATTATTTTCCCGGTCATGCTCAAACTCCATAATAATATCCTGCCAGATAATGTACCTGCCAATGAATTCGTCAACCTCGAGGGGGATAAAATGAGTACCAGCCGCAACTGGAAACTGGAGATGCAGGACTATATCGATGACTTCATCAACAAGGACAATGGCGGAGCGGCTATGGCGGATGTATTAAGGTATTACCTGACCACCATCATGCCCGAATCCAAAGACAGTGAGTTCACCTGGAAGGGCTTTCAGGAGGCCAATAATAGTGAACTGGTGGCTATATTTGGCAACTTCGTGAACCGGAGTTTTGTGCTCATGCATAAGCTGTGTAACGGGAAAGTCCCACCATTGCATGCCACGCGTCTGGATGACCGTGATCAACAGATCATTAAAGATATTGAAGACGCAAGAATCAACATCGAACAAGCGATTGAAAACTATAAATTCCGGGAAGCACTGTTTGAAGTAATCGACCTGGCCAGAAAGGGAAATCGCTATATGCAGGAAAAGGAACCATGGATTTTGGCAAAGTCACTGGAGGCACATCCGCTGAATCAACAATTGATCGACAATTGCTTGCACCTCTGCTTGCAATTAACGGCTAATCTGGCCATCTTTATCAATCCTTTCCTGCCGCAGACCGCACAAAGACTCTGTCACATGATGAAAGTGGTAGACAAAATGCTGGAATGGAAAAACGGCGGCCGTATTAAGTTATTAAGTGTCGGCTACAGCCTGCGGGCGCCCGAACTTTTATTCCGGAAAATTGAAGACAGTGAGATTGAGGCCCAGCTCGAAAAGCTGAAAAATGGCGCTGCAGCTGCTGCTGAAGCCAAAGCCGCCACCGCAGCGATACGCTCCGGCGCAGTGTCTGAAGCGGCCTCCACAGAACAGGCCGATAACGGTAAAAAAGAAATTCAGTTTGACGATTTTGCTAAGATAGATCTCAGAGTGGGTACGATTACCTCAGCCGAGCGAATTCCTAAGGCTGATAAGCTCCTGAAACTGGAGGTAGACATGGGCACTGAAATCAGAACCATCTGCTCCGGTATTGCCGAACATTTTGCGCCGGAAGAGATTGTCGGCAAACAGGTAACCGTAGTCGCCAATCTGGCCCCCCGTAAAATGAGAGGTATTGTAAGTAATGGTATGATCCTTATGTCGGAAAATGCTGATGGCAAACTGGTTTTTGTGAACCCCGATGCTGACATCCCCAATGGCAAGGCTGTTAATTAA
- a CDS encoding MraY family glycosyltransferase produces the protein MKYFDLSQSVVYIYIAMFLLAMGITIFSIPNIIFVAKKKRLLDKPDHRKKHVNVTPNLGGIGIFSAFIFVASIFNVGFYFTGWNCILGASFLLFVTGLKDDLVAIDPYKKFLAQLVAAIIVVYLAGIRLENLQGFLGIYELPYLVSFLLSVVGITFVTNAFNLIDGVDGLAGSLSMLLFTFLGVLFAINKNIGSAMLCFTIAGAVAGFLRYNIAPAKIFMGDTGSLILGFLASVMAISFVSKMSLLPASSPLSGLFAGGKGGIVIALAAIIVPVYDTFRVFTTRILRGFSPFHADRTHVHHVLLDIGLNATQVAGTLVGVTAFLIATAVGMVALGWNVSIAILVLVVCATLLLYLAVKVRNQKLEKIRLAGLAKENAKKEKLQKVSLDDYLSSTLTKPEENYHDDQHVYSKVH, from the coding sequence ATGAAATATTTTGACCTATCACAATCTGTCGTCTATATATACATCGCTATGTTTCTGCTGGCTATGGGGATTACAATATTCTCCATACCTAATATCATATTTGTCGCGAAGAAAAAGAGACTACTGGATAAGCCGGATCACCGCAAAAAACATGTAAATGTTACACCTAATCTCGGCGGTATCGGTATCTTCTCCGCGTTTATCTTCGTAGCATCTATATTCAACGTAGGTTTTTATTTTACAGGATGGAATTGTATTCTCGGTGCAAGTTTCCTGTTATTTGTAACCGGTTTGAAAGATGACCTGGTCGCCATTGATCCTTATAAGAAGTTTTTAGCACAACTGGTGGCTGCAATTATCGTGGTTTACCTGGCAGGTATCCGGCTGGAAAACCTGCAGGGATTTCTGGGTATCTATGAATTACCTTATCTGGTCAGCTTCCTGCTCTCTGTCGTAGGGATTACCTTTGTCACCAATGCCTTTAACCTGATCGACGGGGTCGATGGTCTGGCAGGCAGTCTGAGTATGTTATTGTTTACTTTCCTGGGCGTACTGTTTGCGATCAATAAGAATATTGGTTCAGCCATGCTGTGTTTTACAATAGCAGGGGCGGTTGCGGGCTTCCTGAGATACAATATAGCACCCGCTAAAATATTTATGGGAGATACCGGGTCTTTGATTCTGGGTTTTCTGGCATCCGTTATGGCGATCTCTTTTGTGTCTAAGATGAGCCTTTTGCCCGCCTCTTCTCCACTGAGTGGATTATTTGCCGGTGGTAAGGGAGGAATCGTTATTGCGTTGGCGGCCATCATTGTTCCGGTCTATGATACGTTCAGGGTCTTTACGACCAGAATATTACGTGGTTTCTCCCCCTTTCATGCTGACAGAACGCACGTACACCATGTTCTATTAGATATTGGCCTGAATGCGACTCAGGTAGCCGGCACATTGGTAGGCGTGACTGCGTTTCTAATTGCGACAGCGGTTGGAATGGTAGCACTGGGATGGAATGTGAGCATTGCTATTCTGGTATTAGTCGTGTGTGCGACCTTACTGCTTTATCTGGCGGTGAAGGTGCGCAACCAGAAACTGGAAAAAATAAGATTGGCCGGATTGGCAAAAGAAAATGCTAAAAAGGAAAAACTGCAAAAAGTTTCCCTGGATGACTATCTTTCATCAACCCTGACCAAACCTGAGGAAAATTATCATGATGATCAACATGTATACTCCAAAGTTCATTAA
- the rpsD gene encoding 30S ribosomal protein S4 encodes MARYTGPKTKICRIFGEPILGNGKYLGKNSNPPGQHGANRKRKQLGEYATQLKEKQKAKYTYGVLERQFRNTFDDANRLKGITGENLIKLLEARLDNTVYRLGLAASRPAARQLVSHKHITVNGDVVNIPSYRLKPGDIIGLKEKSEANSALTSQIRGKNPKFSWLDWNEADKKGTFITFPERESVPENIKEQLIVELYSK; translated from the coding sequence ATGGCTCGTTACACAGGTCCAAAAACCAAGATCTGCCGTATTTTCGGTGAACCCATTTTAGGTAATGGTAAGTATTTAGGTAAAAACAGCAATCCTCCCGGCCAGCACGGTGCAAACCGCAAACGCAAGCAGCTGGGCGAATATGCTACACAGCTGAAAGAAAAACAGAAAGCGAAATACACCTATGGCGTATTAGAGCGTCAGTTCCGCAATACTTTCGATGACGCTAACCGTCTGAAAGGGATCACTGGTGAGAATCTGATCAAATTACTGGAAGCCCGTCTGGACAATACGGTATATCGTCTGGGGCTGGCTGCTTCCCGTCCTGCTGCCCGTCAGCTGGTTAGCCACAAACACATCACTGTAAACGGTGACGTCGTAAATATTCCTTCTTACCGTTTGAAGCCAGGCGATATCATCGGACTGAAAGAGAAAAGCGAGGCTAATTCAGCTTTGACTTCCCAGATCCGTGGTAAAAATCCTAAGTTCAGCTGGTTGGATTGGAACGAAGCAGACAAGAAAGGTACTTTCATTACTTTTCCGGAAAGAGAGAGCGTTCCTGAGAACATTAAAGAACAGCTGATTGTAGAGTTGTACTCTAAATAA
- the ykgO gene encoding type B 50S ribosomal protein L36: MKVRASVKKRSADCKIVRRKGRLYIINKKNPRFKQRQG, encoded by the coding sequence ATGAAAGTTAGAGCATCTGTCAAAAAGCGTAGCGCCGACTGCAAAATTGTTCGCAGGAAGGGAAGGCTTTACATTATTAACAAAAAGAATCCCAGATTTAAGCAACGTCAGGGGTAA
- a CDS encoding pyruvate dehydrogenase complex dihydrolipoamide acetyltransferase — protein sequence MAEVIKMPRLSDTMTEGVIAAWHKKVGDPVKKGDLLAEIETDKATMELESYKEGTLLHVGGGDGSKLQVDDLLAIIGKEGEDISGLIGGGPAPAEAAPAEAPKTEAPATEQKQQASTGEPAAPAATLDLANMEEVVLMPRLSDTMTEGVIASWQKNVGDDVKKGDVLAEIETDKATMELESYKDGKLLYQGAPAGDKIEVNHLLAIIGGDNVDVEAIVKASKAGEGGAPTPAEQPKAEAAPAEQTAAPAAQSSAAPTAAPAQQAVVNEGRIFASPLAKKLAEEKGVDLKYVKGSGDNGRIVRSDIENYTPEAVPAVATATAGAAQQPQVPAGQVSFEEVPVSQMRKTIARRLAESKYSAPHFYLTMAINMDAAVAVRPKLNKEGQPKISFNDLVIKAVAVALKKHPAVNSSWLGDKIRINHHVNIGVAVAVEDGLLVPVVRFADTKPLTVISQEVKTFAKKAKDKKLQPSDWEGNTFTVSNLGMFGIDQFTGIINSPDSCILAVGGISQEPIVKDGQIVVGNIMKVTLSCDHRVVDGASGSAFLQTLKELLEEPLRMLL from the coding sequence ATGGCCGAAGTGATTAAAATGCCGCGATTAAGCGACACCATGACAGAAGGAGTTATTGCCGCCTGGCATAAAAAAGTGGGTGACCCTGTTAAAAAAGGCGACTTGTTGGCTGAAATTGAAACAGATAAGGCCACAATGGAACTGGAAAGCTATAAAGAAGGCACCTTGTTACATGTAGGCGGCGGAGATGGCAGCAAATTGCAAGTAGATGATTTACTGGCCATTATAGGGAAAGAGGGGGAAGATATCAGTGGTTTGATCGGTGGCGGCCCGGCTCCGGCTGAAGCAGCGCCCGCTGAAGCACCTAAAACAGAAGCCCCCGCTACGGAACAAAAACAGCAAGCCAGTACTGGCGAGCCGGCAGCACCGGCGGCTACCCTGGATCTGGCCAATATGGAAGAAGTAGTGCTCATGCCGCGCCTAAGTGATACTATGACGGAAGGTGTGATTGCTTCATGGCAAAAAAATGTCGGTGATGACGTTAAGAAAGGTGACGTACTTGCTGAAATAGAGACGGATAAAGCCACCATGGAGCTGGAAAGCTACAAGGATGGTAAATTATTATATCAGGGCGCTCCTGCAGGAGATAAAATAGAAGTTAATCATCTGTTAGCCATCATTGGTGGTGACAATGTAGATGTCGAGGCGATTGTAAAGGCATCCAAAGCAGGCGAAGGTGGAGCCCCTACACCAGCAGAACAACCAAAAGCGGAAGCGGCCCCTGCTGAGCAAACAGCCGCGCCTGCTGCTCAGTCCTCTGCTGCTCCCACAGCCGCCCCGGCACAACAGGCTGTTGTGAACGAAGGGCGCATTTTTGCTTCTCCGCTGGCTAAAAAGCTGGCAGAAGAGAAAGGCGTTGACTTAAAATATGTAAAAGGATCCGGTGATAATGGCAGAATCGTCAGAAGCGATATTGAAAACTATACACCTGAGGCAGTACCTGCAGTTGCTACTGCCACCGCAGGCGCTGCACAACAGCCGCAGGTTCCTGCCGGACAAGTATCTTTTGAAGAGGTTCCGGTTTCCCAGATGCGTAAAACCATCGCCCGCCGTCTGGCAGAAAGCAAATATTCTGCGCCGCATTTCTATCTGACCATGGCGATCAATATGGATGCCGCGGTTGCCGTCCGCCCTAAACTGAACAAAGAAGGGCAACCCAAGATCAGTTTCAATGACCTCGTTATAAAAGCCGTTGCTGTCGCTCTGAAAAAACACCCGGCCGTCAATAGCAGCTGGTTGGGCGACAAGATCCGTATCAATCATCATGTTAATATCGGTGTCGCTGTCGCTGTGGAAGACGGCCTGCTGGTACCTGTTGTTCGTTTTGCAGATACCAAGCCCCTGACAGTGATCTCTCAGGAAGTGAAGACCTTCGCAAAGAAGGCAAAAGACAAAAAGCTGCAACCTTCTGATTGGGAAGGCAACACTTTCACTGTAAGCAACCTGGGAATGTTTGGCATCGACCAGTTTACCGGTATTATTAACTCGCCGGATTCTTGTATTCTGGCTGTGGGTGGTATCTCCCAAGAACCGATCGTTAAAGATGGCCAGATTGTGGTAGGCAATATTATGAAAGTCACCCTGAGTTGCGACCACCGCGTGGTCGACGGCGCTTCCGGATCTGCCTTCCTGCAGACCCTGAAGGAACTATTAGAAGAACCATTGAGAATGTTGCTCTAA
- a CDS encoding glycine--tRNA ligase has translation MSTQQEGKFQAIISHAKEYGFVFSSSEIYDGLSAVYDYGPYGSELKKNIRDYWWKSMTQLQENIVGIDAAIFMHPTTWKASGHVDSFSDPMIDNKDSKKRYRVDHLIEAKAAELSEAGKQAEADQLLAEMDRLLAADDYAGLRQLLDDQKIVCAISKTANWTDIRQFNLMFDTQLGSVTEEANTIYLRPETAQGIFVNFLNVQKTARMKIPFGIAQTGKAFRNEIVARQFIFRMREFEQMEMQFFVRPGTELEWYEKWKQTRFEWHLSLGTPKEKLRFHDHVKLAHYANAAVDIEFEFPFGFKELEGIHSRTDYDLSRHQEFSGKKLTYFDTEINKHYVPYVVETSIGLDRMFLSVLSNSYEEETITKEDGSTDQRVVLHIAPKIAPIKLAIFPLTKKDGLPELAHDIYKNCAQQFRCFYEIKDAIGKRYRRQDAIGTPFCVTVDHQSLEDQTVTIRHRDSMEQQRIPIADLIATVQAAL, from the coding sequence ATGAGTACCCAACAAGAAGGAAAATTCCAGGCGATTATTTCGCATGCAAAAGAATACGGTTTTGTTTTCTCCAGTTCCGAAATCTATGATGGCTTAAGTGCCGTATATGATTATGGCCCTTACGGCAGTGAACTGAAAAAGAATATCCGGGATTATTGGTGGAAGTCTATGACCCAGCTCCAGGAAAATATTGTAGGGATCGATGCGGCCATTTTTATGCACCCGACTACCTGGAAAGCCAGCGGTCATGTGGATAGCTTCAGTGATCCGATGATTGATAATAAGGACAGTAAGAAAAGATATAGAGTAGATCACCTGATTGAGGCTAAGGCGGCAGAACTGTCCGAAGCGGGCAAACAGGCAGAGGCTGATCAGCTGCTCGCTGAGATGGATCGTCTGCTGGCAGCAGATGATTATGCCGGACTGCGTCAGTTGCTGGACGACCAGAAGATCGTCTGTGCTATCAGCAAGACGGCTAACTGGACAGACATCCGTCAGTTTAACCTGATGTTCGATACACAGTTAGGATCGGTTACGGAAGAGGCTAATACGATCTATCTGCGCCCGGAAACGGCACAGGGCATCTTTGTGAACTTCCTGAATGTACAGAAGACAGCCCGTATGAAAATTCCTTTCGGTATTGCCCAGACAGGGAAAGCTTTCAGAAATGAGATTGTGGCCCGTCAGTTTATCTTCCGTATGCGGGAGTTTGAACAGATGGAAATGCAGTTCTTCGTTCGCCCGGGTACCGAGCTGGAATGGTATGAAAAGTGGAAACAGACCCGCTTTGAGTGGCATTTAAGCCTGGGGACGCCTAAAGAAAAGCTGCGTTTCCATGATCACGTGAAGCTCGCTCATTATGCAAACGCGGCGGTCGATATTGAGTTTGAATTCCCATTTGGCTTTAAAGAGCTGGAGGGTATTCATTCCCGGACAGATTATGACCTGAGCCGTCATCAGGAGTTCAGCGGTAAGAAGCTGACTTACTTTGATACGGAGATCAACAAACACTATGTGCCGTATGTCGTGGAGACGTCTATTGGCCTGGACCGTATGTTCTTGTCCGTACTCTCCAATAGTTATGAGGAAGAAACGATTACCAAAGAGGACGGATCGACAGACCAGCGTGTGGTTTTACATATCGCCCCGAAGATCGCCCCTATAAAACTGGCTATCTTCCCGCTGACTAAAAAAGACGGTCTGCCTGAGCTGGCCCATGATATCTATAAAAACTGCGCACAACAGTTCAGGTGTTTTTATGAGATCAAGGACGCGATCGGCAAACGTTACCGCAGACAGGACGCGATCGGTACCCCGTTCTGCGTGACTGTGGACCATCAGTCTTTAGAAGACCAGACTGTGACGATTCGCCATCGGGACTCTATGGAACAGCAAAGAATACCGATTGCAGATCTGATCGCTACTGTTCAGGCGGCATTATAA
- the infA gene encoding translation initiation factor IF-1 encodes MAKQPLIKQDGVILEALSNAMFRVKLENGHEILATISGKMRMHYIRILPGDKVGVEMSPYDLSRGRIIFRYK; translated from the coding sequence ATGGCGAAACAACCACTTATAAAACAGGATGGAGTAATACTCGAAGCGCTAAGCAATGCGATGTTTAGGGTAAAGTTAGAAAACGGACACGAGATATTAGCGACCATATCAGGGAAAATGAGAATGCATTATATCCGTATTCTGCCAGGAGATAAAGTGGGTGTAGAAATGAGCCCCTATGATCTTTCCCGGGGCCGGATCATTTTCCGGTATAAGTAG